Proteins from a single region of Sneathiella aquimaris:
- a CDS encoding proton-conducting transporter transmembrane domain-containing protein: protein MIYTLETHIFIALLIPLIGGVGVALSDKLPNLRDTITLATAGILFANILVILPHILDGARPEFELIQFLPGLALTLKVEPLGMTFAAVASTLWIINSLYSIGYMRGNNEVKQTRFYVCFTIAIAATMGIAFSGNLLTLFVFYEVLSLSTYPLVTHKGNAAALKGGRIYLGILLGTSIGLFLPAIIWTWTLTGTTDFTLGGILDGHVSAGIAGVLLFLFMYGIGKAALMPIHRWLPSAMVAPTPVSALLHAVAVVKAGVFSVLKVIVYIFGIDFLTETGTAEWLTWIAAYTLIAASVVALTKDNLKARLAYSTISQLAYIVVAASLATPAAVAGGALQIVMHAFGKITLFFCAGAIYTATKRTEIKDMRGLGRQMPITFLAFFIGSLSIIGIPPLGGSWSKFYIMLGAYEADQLIILFVLLVSSLLNIGYLMPIVVRGFFYSPLGQKDPVVKIGEERSFLSWENVKEAPILCVLPPALTALACIALFVLIDPIYQAIMPILKP, encoded by the coding sequence ATGATTTACACACTGGAAACCCATATCTTTATCGCCCTGCTCATTCCCCTGATTGGGGGTGTCGGCGTTGCCTTATCTGATAAACTTCCGAACTTGCGTGATACAATCACTTTAGCAACCGCCGGTATTCTGTTTGCGAATATTTTAGTCATCCTGCCGCATATTCTGGACGGCGCACGACCGGAATTTGAACTGATCCAGTTCTTACCGGGTCTCGCACTAACGTTGAAGGTTGAACCTCTCGGCATGACATTTGCCGCTGTGGCATCCACGCTCTGGATTATCAATTCGCTGTATTCCATCGGATATATGCGCGGTAATAATGAAGTAAAACAAACCCGGTTCTATGTTTGCTTTACCATTGCAATCGCCGCAACCATGGGGATCGCGTTTTCTGGAAACCTGCTCACATTATTTGTCTTTTATGAAGTTCTCAGCCTGTCGACCTATCCGTTGGTCACCCATAAAGGAAATGCAGCGGCTTTAAAAGGCGGTCGCATTTATCTGGGTATTCTGCTGGGTACTTCCATTGGCCTCTTTTTGCCGGCCATTATCTGGACATGGACGCTGACGGGAACCACTGACTTTACCCTTGGCGGTATACTTGATGGCCATGTAAGCGCCGGAATTGCAGGCGTTCTGCTGTTCCTGTTCATGTATGGCATTGGCAAGGCGGCCTTGATGCCGATCCATCGCTGGTTACCGTCCGCCATGGTAGCGCCAACACCGGTCAGTGCGCTGTTGCACGCCGTGGCCGTTGTTAAAGCTGGCGTTTTTTCGGTTTTAAAGGTGATTGTATATATCTTTGGCATCGATTTCCTGACCGAAACCGGAACCGCCGAATGGCTCACCTGGATCGCCGCATACACGCTGATCGCCGCCTCTGTCGTTGCCTTAACAAAAGACAACCTGAAAGCCAGGCTTGCCTACTCTACAATCAGCCAATTGGCCTATATTGTCGTAGCGGCATCACTGGCGACCCCCGCGGCTGTTGCAGGCGGTGCCTTGCAAATCGTGATGCATGCCTTTGGTAAAATTACTTTGTTTTTCTGTGCGGGTGCGATTTACACCGCTACCAAAAGAACCGAAATCAAGGATATGCGCGGATTGGGCCGTCAAATGCCCATCACTTTCCTTGCCTTTTTTATCGGCTCCCTCAGTATCATTGGCATTCCTCCGCTGGGCGGAAGTTGGAGCAAGTTCTACATCATGCTGGGCGCGTATGAAGCGGACCAATTGATCATATTATTTGTGCTTCTTGTCAGCTCGCTGCTGAATATCGGATATTTGATGCCTATTGTCGTCAGAGGCTTTTTCTATTCTCCGTTGGGTCAAAAAGATCCCGTCGTGAAGATTGGCGAAGAGCGATCTTTCCTGTCTTGGGAAAATGTCAAGGAGGCCCCGATATTGTGTGTGCTTCCCCCTGCATTAACTGCACTGGCCTGCATCGCCCTGTTCGTATTGATCGATCCCATTTACCAGGCAATCATGCCTATTCTGAAACCGTGA
- a CDS encoding monovalent cation/H+ antiporter subunit D family protein, whose product MTGLMSHAPVLAIIIPLLGAPVCALMRGTTFPWLLTLILSGLSFYVSFDLLLHVSEFGPVSYHIGGWPPPWGIEYVADPLSAFVMLIISGISTGVLLYAKESIASEVSSKHLGLFFAAYLLALTGMMGITVTGDAFNIFVFLEITSLSSYVLIAMGVTHDRRALTAAFQYLIVGTIGATFVLIGVGMLYLMTGTLNIAEITAQFDTIADTRPVRAAVGFLIIGIAIKLAMFPFHIWLPNAYAYAPNIVTAFFAGTATKVSVYLLIRFIFTIFGVDFSFEIVSLSELLMPLGIAAFLSMSVVAVFQDNLKRLLAYSSVAQLGYMTVAIALASESGLTASILHIFNHAIVKTGLFLAVGAMFFRMQSTQISDLAGIGQRMPLTSMAFVLGGLSLIGVPLTPGFISKWYLLQAVLERGDLLGYALAISMLISSLLAVIYIWRVVEQMYFKPSPEGAATGEAPWTMLVPIWLFVLGMIYFGIETSMPVGYAEQAAKFLMGGQP is encoded by the coding sequence ATGACTGGTTTGATGTCCCATGCGCCCGTTCTGGCGATTATTATCCCGCTGCTTGGTGCGCCAGTATGTGCATTGATGCGCGGTACGACATTCCCGTGGCTTCTGACCCTGATTTTGAGTGGGCTTTCCTTTTATGTAAGCTTTGATCTTTTGCTTCATGTGTCAGAGTTTGGACCTGTTTCCTATCATATAGGCGGATGGCCACCTCCTTGGGGAATTGAGTATGTCGCGGATCCGCTTAGCGCATTTGTCATGCTGATCATCAGTGGTATCAGTACTGGCGTTCTTTTATATGCAAAAGAGAGCATCGCGTCAGAAGTCTCCAGTAAGCATCTTGGTCTGTTTTTCGCAGCTTATCTGCTTGCCTTAACAGGAATGATGGGGATAACGGTCACAGGAGATGCCTTTAACATTTTTGTATTTCTCGAGATTACCTCCCTCTCCTCTTATGTCCTGATCGCAATGGGCGTTACGCATGATCGTCGCGCCCTGACAGCCGCCTTTCAGTATTTGATTGTTGGTACCATCGGCGCGACCTTTGTTCTGATCGGCGTTGGCATGCTGTATTTAATGACCGGTACATTGAATATTGCCGAGATCACCGCCCAGTTTGATACGATTGCCGACACCCGACCTGTGCGGGCGGCGGTTGGCTTTTTGATCATCGGTATCGCCATCAAGCTGGCGATGTTCCCGTTCCATATCTGGCTGCCAAACGCCTATGCCTATGCGCCAAATATCGTAACCGCGTTTTTCGCCGGAACCGCAACCAAGGTGTCTGTCTATTTGCTGATCCGCTTTATTTTCACGATTTTTGGAGTGGATTTCAGTTTCGAGATTGTCAGTCTCTCTGAGTTGTTGATGCCGCTTGGGATTGCAGCATTCCTCAGCATGTCTGTTGTGGCAGTTTTTCAAGACAACCTAAAGCGTCTGTTGGCCTATTCCAGTGTTGCCCAATTAGGATATATGACGGTTGCTATCGCGCTTGCCAGCGAGTCTGGTTTGACAGCCAGTATCCTTCATATTTTCAACCATGCCATTGTGAAGACAGGACTGTTTCTTGCGGTGGGCGCGATGTTCTTCCGTATGCAAAGCACGCAGATCAGCGACCTTGCCGGAATTGGGCAACGGATGCCGCTAACCTCAATGGCGTTTGTTCTGGGCGGGCTTTCCCTGATCGGGGTTCCTCTTACTCCTGGCTTTATCAGTAAATGGTATTTGTTGCAGGCAGTCCTTGAACGGGGTGATCTGTTGGGATACGCCCTTGCAATCAGCATGCTCATTTCATCCCTGCTGGCTGTCATTTATATCTGGCGCGTTGTTGAACAGATGTATTTCAAACCCTCTCCCGAAGGTGCAGCCACAGGCGAAGCCCCTTGGACAATGCTTGTTCCGATCTGGTTGTTTGTATTGGGTATGATTTATTTTGGAATTGAAACGAGTATGCCGGTTGGTTATGCCGAACAGGCGGCCAAATTCCTGATGGGAGGCCAGCCATGA
- a CDS encoding cation:proton antiporter subunit C, translating into MLFENFNYWIFVILFVIGLFTVMSRTNLIKKMIGLSLFQVSVFLFYITMGKIDLGTAPILIADRPDIVYSNPLPHVLILTAIVVGVATTALGLSLVVRIKETFGTIDEDEILLQEEKR; encoded by the coding sequence ATGTTATTTGAAAACTTCAATTACTGGATATTTGTGATCCTGTTTGTTATCGGTCTCTTTACGGTAATGAGCCGTACCAACCTGATCAAAAAAATGATCGGTCTTTCGCTCTTTCAAGTGTCGGTTTTCCTGTTTTACATCACAATGGGCAAGATTGATCTGGGAACAGCCCCGATCTTGATCGCTGACCGCCCTGACATCGTCTACTCAAACCCCTTGCCCCACGTTCTGATCCTGACCGCAATTGTGGTTGGAGTTGCAACCACAGCCCTTGGATTGTCCCTTGTTGTCAGGATTAAAGAGACCTTCGGTACAATTGACGAGGACGAAATCCTCCTTCAGGAGGAAAAGCGTTAA
- a CDS encoding Na(+)/H(+) antiporter subunit B, translated as MMQEFTDIFLMLLLVASALAVLYVRNLFVATMLLGALSFIMALLFVTLDAVDVAFTEAAVGAGISTVLYLGTLALVGSQEKVSLKKSALPLFLSLAVGGVLVYATLDDRMPIIGSAETPVQTSKLTDRFINKSGQEIGIPNIVTSVLASYRGFDTFGEVTVVFTAGIGVLIILGQRRRRKEDELEDGSDADAETVSENEQNADDGTGVESKEQLGSPHDLVPHVVSKLLIPFILIFALYVQFHGDFGPGGGFQAGVMMAAGFILYSLIFGLHLTKKILSTRAVEYLIVAGVLLYGGVGVVSMLNGGNFLDYNVLSSDPVAGQHLGILLVELGVGITVTAAMLAIFYGFAGRAEGRGEDVN; from the coding sequence ATGATGCAGGAGTTCACGGATATCTTTCTGATGCTGCTACTGGTGGCAAGTGCGTTGGCGGTTTTGTACGTGCGCAATCTATTTGTGGCGACGATGCTTCTGGGGGCCTTAAGTTTCATCATGGCCCTTCTTTTCGTTACGCTGGATGCCGTTGATGTAGCCTTTACCGAGGCGGCGGTTGGCGCCGGTATCAGTACGGTTTTGTATTTGGGAACATTGGCTCTTGTAGGATCACAGGAAAAAGTATCCCTCAAGAAAAGCGCGCTTCCCCTGTTTCTGTCGCTGGCTGTTGGCGGTGTTCTTGTCTATGCCACGCTGGATGACAGAATGCCGATTATCGGATCCGCTGAAACGCCTGTTCAAACAAGCAAACTTACGGATCGGTTTATCAACAAAAGCGGCCAGGAAATCGGTATTCCAAATATTGTAACATCCGTTCTGGCAAGTTATCGCGGCTTTGATACCTTTGGTGAGGTAACGGTTGTTTTCACAGCAGGCATCGGCGTTTTGATTATTCTGGGTCAAAGACGCCGCCGCAAGGAAGACGAATTGGAAGACGGCTCGGATGCTGACGCTGAAACAGTTTCTGAAAACGAACAAAATGCAGATGATGGCACTGGGGTTGAGTCAAAAGAACAGCTGGGCAGCCCCCACGATCTGGTGCCCCATGTAGTCTCTAAGCTGTTAATCCCATTTATTTTGATTTTCGCGTTATATGTCCAGTTTCATGGTGACTTTGGGCCGGGCGGTGGCTTTCAGGCCGGTGTCATGATGGCCGCCGGGTTTATCCTTTATTCCCTTATCTTCGGCCTGCATCTGACAAAAAAGATCCTCTCGACGCGCGCGGTCGAATATCTCATCGTTGCGGGTGTCCTTTTGTATGGAGGCGTGGGGGTTGTAAGTATGCTGAACGGCGGAAATTTCCTGGACTACAACGTCCTATCCTCTGATCCGGTTGCTGGGCAGCATCTGGGCATTCTATTAGTTGAGCTTGGCGTCGGCATTACAGTGACCGCGGCAATGCTGGCAATCTTTTATGGATTTGCCGGGCGTGCCGAAGGTCGCGGTGAAGACGTGAATTAG
- the mnhG gene encoding monovalent cation/H(+) antiporter subunit G: MEMIVEIATWALMLAGCVLVLMTGLGLIRFPDLYTRIHAGGMADTLATLLIFSGLALQSGFTLVTVKLGFIVVFLFFTSPTATYALAQAAFTAGLKPKLDTTVLPSDKNEASE, from the coding sequence ATGGAAATGATTGTGGAAATCGCGACCTGGGCTCTGATGCTGGCAGGATGCGTTCTTGTTCTGATGACCGGTCTGGGTCTTATTCGTTTTCCTGACTTGTATACACGTATACATGCGGGCGGTATGGCGGACACTCTGGCAACCTTGCTTATTTTTTCAGGCCTGGCCCTGCAAAGCGGCTTTACGTTGGTTACTGTCAAATTGGGATTTATTGTCGTTTTCCTGTTTTTCACCAGCCCAACGGCCACTTACGCCCTGGCTCAGGCGGCGTTTACCGCAGGACTGAAACCCAAACTGGACACAACTGTGTTGCCTTCAGATAAAAACGAGGCGTCGGAATGA
- a CDS encoding monovalent cation/H+ antiporter complex subunit F, protein MSIFVVTAIALLVSVAMALARAIMGPTSYDRILAVNAIGTKTVLLIAVVGFMNGRPDFLDLALVYALMNFIGTLAVLKYFKFGTLRGGLSGTPKGDR, encoded by the coding sequence ATGAGTATTTTTGTCGTAACCGCAATTGCGCTTCTAGTGAGCGTTGCAATGGCCCTCGCCCGGGCCATCATGGGCCCTACCTCTTATGATCGGATTCTTGCAGTCAACGCCATCGGCACCAAAACAGTTCTTTTGATTGCCGTCGTCGGGTTTATGAACGGACGGCCGGACTTTCTGGATCTGGCTCTTGTCTATGCGCTCATGAATTTCATTGGTACCTTGGCTGTCCTTAAATATTTCAAATTTGGCACTTTGCGCGGAGGTCTGTCCGGCACTCCCAAAGGAGATCGCTGA
- a CDS encoding Na+/H+ antiporter subunit E: protein MQIISLISILMAVWLLLSGIYTPMTIGFGIASCILVTIIARRMDVLDREGHPVHLGPQIFSYWAWLWLEITKANIDVAKCVLFPKKYLNPSFFSSKLTQKSDLAKVIYANSITLTPGTVTVDLHDDTVMVHALTKGTADGVKSGDMDRRVTRLMGEE, encoded by the coding sequence TTGCAAATTATCAGCCTGATTTCAATTCTAATGGCTGTCTGGCTATTGTTGTCAGGGATCTACACACCGATGACAATTGGCTTCGGAATCGCGTCGTGTATTCTGGTTACGATTATTGCAAGACGCATGGATGTTCTGGATCGCGAAGGGCATCCTGTTCATTTGGGCCCCCAGATTTTTTCCTATTGGGCGTGGCTATGGCTGGAAATTACTAAAGCCAACATCGATGTTGCAAAATGCGTCCTGTTTCCGAAAAAATATCTGAACCCCAGTTTTTTCAGCAGTAAACTCACACAGAAAAGCGATTTGGCAAAAGTCATTTACGCAAACTCCATCACGTTGACCCCGGGAACGGTGACAGTCGATCTTCATGATGACACCGTTATGGTTCACGCCCTCACCAAAGGGACCGCGGATGGTGTTAAATCAGGCGACATGGATCGCAGGGTAACTCGATTGATGGGTGAAGAATGA
- a CDS encoding cold-shock protein, translating to MSAKVEPLRNEEDVSTPIEPKEESFELKGRVKWFNTVKGFGFLTPENEPGDIFLHLSCLREAGHEYVAEGVTVSCEVVRRNKGLQALKILDIDTSTAVPFQPRPAEPSNVTNHPAIEPTGDFVEAEVKWFDPVKGYGFLTQGEGTQDIFIHMETLRREGALPIQAGQRLKIRTGDSDKGPQVAQIDVNSP from the coding sequence ATGTCAGCAAAAGTTGAACCACTAAGAAACGAAGAAGATGTTTCTACTCCAATTGAACCCAAGGAAGAATCGTTTGAATTAAAAGGGCGTGTTAAATGGTTTAATACCGTAAAAGGATTTGGCTTTTTAACGCCTGAGAATGAACCTGGGGACATTTTTCTACATCTTTCCTGCTTAAGGGAAGCAGGTCATGAATATGTTGCAGAAGGTGTGACGGTAAGCTGTGAGGTTGTGCGGAGAAACAAAGGGTTGCAGGCCCTTAAGATACTGGATATCGATACGTCTACCGCTGTCCCATTTCAGCCAAGACCGGCAGAGCCGAGCAATGTGACGAACCATCCTGCTATTGAGCCGACTGGCGACTTTGTGGAAGCTGAAGTGAAATGGTTTGACCCGGTCAAGGGCTATGGCTTTTTGACTCAGGGTGAAGGTACTCAGGATATTTTTATTCACATGGAAACCCTTCGTCGCGAAGGGGCTTTGCCAATTCAGGCCGGTCAGCGCCTTAAAATTCGAACAGGTGATAGTGATAAAGGGCCGCAAGTTGCTCAGATCGATGTGAATTCGCCTTAA
- a CDS encoding ABC transporter substrate-binding protein, translating into MKFRFLLVLLALMVPLKAATANEKLTVLLDWFVNPDHAPLIIAKEKGIFAKNGLDVELIAPADPNDPPKLVAAGKAPLAISYQPQLHVQVAEGLPLKRIATLVATPLNSLVVLEKGPIKSLADLKGKKVGFSVGGFEDALLSAMLSKHGLSLSDIELINVNFSLSPSLLAGQVDAVIGAFRNFELNQMDIEGHPGKAFYPEEEGVPAYDELIVVANSENLDDPRFKPFIASLEEATQYIINHSDEAWKLFIKNNKELDDELNRRAWRDTLPRFALRPAALDSNRYDRFAKFLVKSDLIKKAGPVDAYAIEIK; encoded by the coding sequence ATGAAATTTAGATTTTTACTGGTTTTATTGGCCCTTATGGTGCCGTTGAAAGCAGCAACAGCAAATGAAAAACTGACGGTCCTTCTGGACTGGTTTGTCAATCCGGATCACGCTCCGCTGATTATTGCCAAAGAAAAAGGTATTTTCGCGAAAAACGGTCTGGATGTGGAACTAATTGCCCCAGCCGACCCTAATGATCCACCGAAACTGGTAGCCGCCGGAAAAGCACCCCTCGCAATTTCCTATCAGCCGCAACTTCATGTTCAAGTTGCAGAAGGTCTTCCTCTTAAAAGGATTGCAACTCTGGTCGCAACGCCCTTGAACAGTCTTGTCGTTCTTGAAAAAGGACCGATTAAAAGCCTTGCTGATCTTAAAGGGAAGAAAGTCGGGTTTTCTGTTGGCGGTTTTGAAGATGCTCTCTTGAGTGCCATGCTCTCCAAACATGGCCTCTCCCTTTCTGACATCGAACTTATCAACGTCAATTTCAGCCTTTCCCCATCCCTTCTTGCAGGGCAAGTCGATGCTGTGATTGGGGCCTTTCGGAATTTCGAATTGAACCAGATGGATATCGAAGGTCATCCGGGCAAAGCCTTTTATCCAGAAGAAGAAGGTGTACCCGCGTATGATGAATTAATCGTAGTTGCAAATTCTGAAAATCTGGACGACCCGAGGTTCAAGCCGTTTATTGCCAGTCTGGAAGAAGCCACGCAATATATCATCAATCATTCTGATGAAGCGTGGAAACTGTTTATCAAAAACAACAAAGAGCTGGATGATGAGCTGAACCGCCGGGCCTGGAGAGACACATTGCCGCGTTTTGCCCTGCGCCCTGCTGCATTGGATAGCAACCGGTATGACCGGTTCGCAAAATTCCTTGTAAAATCTGACCTGATCAAAAAAGCAGGCCCCGTGGACGCGTATGCTATAGAAATCAAATAA
- a CDS encoding ABC transporter permease translates to MRITRILITLGGLLGIWSLIVWATDLPKFILPTPVQVFFSFVNRYDIIFEHALTTATEIILSLIIGIALGIISALLISMHRPARQWIMPVLIASQAVPVFAIAPLLVLWLDYGMSSKIVMATLIIYFPVTVNFLDGLNRTPPTWMDLSDLMQQSQKSFRFIKIYRQYRFIRVPFALPALASGMRIATAVAPIGAVVGEWVGSSSGLGYLMLHANGRMQTDLLFASLFTLTLMAISLYYLMDYLLRHALSWQPDNS, encoded by the coding sequence ATGAGGATTACCCGAATTCTTATAACCTTGGGCGGACTGTTAGGAATATGGAGCCTGATCGTCTGGGCAACGGATCTCCCCAAATTTATCTTGCCTACGCCCGTTCAGGTCTTCTTCAGTTTCGTAAATCGGTATGACATTATCTTTGAACATGCCCTCACCACAGCCACCGAGATCATTCTTAGCCTGATCATCGGAATTGCTCTGGGGATCATCTCTGCATTGCTGATTTCCATGCACCGCCCGGCCCGTCAGTGGATCATGCCGGTGTTAATTGCCAGTCAGGCGGTCCCGGTTTTCGCCATTGCCCCGTTGTTGGTACTTTGGCTGGATTACGGGATGTCATCCAAAATCGTTATGGCGACCCTCATTATTTACTTTCCGGTCACCGTCAATTTCCTGGATGGATTAAACCGTACGCCACCAACCTGGATGGATCTATCGGACTTAATGCAGCAGTCCCAGAAATCCTTTCGCTTTATCAAAATATATCGGCAGTACCGCTTCATTCGCGTCCCGTTTGCCTTACCGGCGCTGGCATCCGGGATGCGCATTGCTACGGCTGTTGCGCCCATTGGCGCAGTCGTTGGTGAATGGGTTGGTTCGTCATCCGGGCTGGGATATCTGATGCTGCATGCAAATGGCCGAATGCAGACGGACCTTCTCTTTGCAAGTCTGTTCACCCTGACCTTGATGGCCATCAGCCTTTATTACCTCATGGATTATCTTTTACGCCACGCATTGTCGTGGCAACCCGACAATTCTTAG
- a CDS encoding ABC transporter ATP-binding protein: MVVDDTSITPKNQSADLPPPQSREGGKSIDATSAPSLHIGLARIAFQGQSILENIDFTLAGGETTCLLGPSGVGKTSLLKSIAGFLPIQEDGHISASDNKPLRGRVAYMGQQDLLLPWASVLDNVVISNRLNGQRPDVSRAGEILKAVGLEDHGHVLPDQLSGGMRQRVALARTLMNDHPIVLVDEPFSALDAITRHRLQALLVKLLKGRTVLMITHDPMEAIRVSHHIFVLAGNPVLLSPVLHMDGEPPRLPTTEEQRERLNLILSMLGLTQEDQI; encoded by the coding sequence ATGGTTGTTGACGACACTTCTATCACGCCGAAAAACCAATCGGCCGATTTGCCGCCCCCTCAGTCACGTGAAGGGGGTAAGAGTATCGACGCGACCTCCGCTCCCTCTCTTCATATTGGACTTGCCCGCATCGCCTTTCAAGGCCAATCCATTCTTGAAAACATTGATTTCACCCTCGCAGGCGGGGAAACGACCTGTTTACTGGGTCCGAGCGGTGTTGGAAAAACCAGCCTGCTTAAAAGTATTGCCGGATTTCTTCCAATTCAGGAGGATGGTCACATATCAGCCAGCGATAACAAGCCACTAAGGGGTCGGGTTGCCTATATGGGGCAACAGGATCTACTTCTTCCCTGGGCCTCTGTTTTGGACAATGTCGTAATTTCCAATCGGCTGAATGGCCAACGTCCGGACGTATCGCGCGCCGGGGAAATCCTCAAGGCTGTCGGTTTGGAAGATCATGGCCATGTCCTGCCCGATCAACTATCAGGAGGAATGCGTCAGCGTGTTGCGCTGGCCCGCACCCTTATGAATGATCATCCTATTGTTTTGGTGGACGAGCCTTTTTCAGCATTGGATGCGATCACCCGTCACCGTTTGCAGGCGCTTCTGGTCAAACTTCTAAAAGGCCGAACCGTTTTAATGATCACCCATGACCCGATGGAAGCCATTCGTGTGTCCCATCATATTTTTGTGCTTGCTGGCAATCCCGTCCTGCTGTCTCCGGTATTGCATATGGACGGAGAGCCACCGCGCCTGCCAACGACCGAAGAACAGCGAGAGCGGTTAAATTTGATCCTGAGCATGCTGGGCCTGACCCAAGAGGATCAAATATGA
- a CDS encoding DUF192 domain-containing protein produces MANEYRNKLHFPYVSFVFLIFGVISFIEPVFADKKRLFVQTSTRAIEVSVDVAQTEEERNRGLMFVQEMSDDDGMLFVFHQSRPVSMWMKNTFLPLDMLFADRRGKIIYIHRNAQPHDLTVITPPMPVFAVLEVVSGFADKHGVQIGDRLVYSLFKRNL; encoded by the coding sequence ATGGCAAATGAATATCGAAACAAACTGCATTTTCCATATGTTTCTTTTGTTTTTCTGATTTTTGGCGTGATCAGTTTCATCGAGCCTGTTTTTGCGGATAAGAAGCGCTTGTTCGTTCAAACATCTACCCGTGCAATAGAAGTTTCAGTTGATGTCGCCCAAACAGAAGAAGAGCGAAATCGCGGTCTGATGTTTGTTCAGGAAATGTCTGACGATGATGGAATGCTGTTTGTTTTTCATCAAAGCCGCCCTGTATCCATGTGGATGAAAAACACATTTCTACCTTTGGATATGCTTTTTGCAGATCGGCGCGGTAAAATTATTTATATCCACAGAAATGCACAGCCTCATGATTTGACGGTGATCACGCCCCCAATGCCCGTATTCGCGGTTTTGGAAGTGGTAAGCGGATTTGCAGATAAACACGGGGTGCAAATTGGTGACCGGTTGGTTTACAGTCTGTTTAAAAGGAACCTGTGA
- a CDS encoding PaaI family thioesterase, with product MEKIIKNKTRKSDQGIPEGFTEVTGFAAFATRNGPYFEKIVDDTTVIRAFRSDERHLNGVHYVHGGMLMSFMDSALARTVFYRTGKRCVTIKMNSEFLSPVREGDWIEAHCELVRDTRSIAFVRGILKVGRRKVFMADALFHYIKREHD from the coding sequence GTGGAAAAAATAATAAAAAACAAAACTAGAAAGAGTGATCAGGGTATTCCAGAAGGGTTTACAGAAGTGACCGGCTTTGCTGCCTTTGCGACCAGAAATGGCCCTTATTTCGAAAAAATTGTCGACGACACCACTGTGATACGGGCGTTTCGATCAGATGAGAGGCACTTGAACGGCGTTCACTATGTTCACGGAGGGATGTTGATGTCGTTTATGGATTCAGCGCTCGCAAGGACCGTATTTTACAGAACCGGGAAACGATGTGTCACGATTAAGATGAATTCTGAATTTTTGTCCCCCGTCCGTGAAGGGGATTGGATTGAGGCACATTGTGAACTGGTGCGGGATACCCGATCCATAGCGTTTGTGCGGGGTATATTGAAAGTCGGGCGCCGAAAAGTCTTTATGGCAGACGCCCTTTTTCACTATATCAAGCGCGAACACGACTAA
- a CDS encoding PA14 domain-containing protein: MIAMFGKFVKGVAIGVGLSVAATVAQADVITGLKPASPQPAASALKPGLAVQYYGAKLNSIREFIEWMEYDKGKAGPPIPQLNYQVGQGPVLTATATDMVGADITGFINFERSGPYTFMVHSNDGVRLTIGDKMIYEDPEVHADRFSDEITLEISEPGWYPVRVLYFEKKNTSTLELYWDPPGPEEVDYVPTKAFAHIGK, translated from the coding sequence ATGATCGCAATGTTTGGGAAGTTTGTTAAAGGCGTGGCAATCGGAGTTGGCCTTAGTGTCGCGGCGACCGTTGCACAGGCCGATGTCATAACCGGATTGAAACCAGCAAGCCCGCAGCCAGCTGCCTCTGCCCTGAAACCGGGGTTGGCCGTTCAATATTATGGTGCGAAACTTAACAGTATTCGGGAATTCATTGAATGGATGGAATATGACAAGGGCAAAGCCGGTCCGCCAATCCCTCAATTGAACTATCAGGTGGGCCAGGGGCCTGTCCTCACGGCAACTGCGACTGATATGGTTGGCGCCGATATTACAGGCTTTATCAATTTCGAAAGGTCTGGGCCTTATACCTTTATGGTACATTCCAATGACGGTGTTCGTCTGACCATCGGGGATAAAATGATTTACGAGGACCCCGAGGTCCATGCAGATCGTTTTTCTGATGAAATAACGCTTGAGATTTCTGAGCCAGGCTGGTATCCGGTGCGTGTTCTTTATTTTGAAAAGAAAAACACGTCCACATTGGAACTCTACTGGGATCCTCCGGGACCGGAAGAAGTTGATTATGTGCCAACAAAGGCATTTGCGCATATTGGGAAATGA